A single region of the Gorilla gorilla gorilla isolate KB3781 chromosome 1, NHGRI_mGorGor1-v2.1_pri, whole genome shotgun sequence genome encodes:
- the TAF5L gene encoding TAF5-like RNA polymerase II p300/CBP-associated factor-associated factor 65 kDa subunit 5L isoform X1, translated as MKRVRTEQIQMAVSCYLKRRQYVDSDGPLKQGLRLSQTAEEMAANLTVQSESGCANIVSAAPCQAEPQQYEVQFGRLRNFLTDSDSQHSHEVMPLLYPLFVYLHLNLVQNSPKSTVESFYSRFHGMFLQNASQKDVIEQLQTTQTIQDILSNFKLRAFLDNKYVVRLQEDSYNYLIRYLQSDNNTALCKVLTLHIHLDVQPAKRTDYQLYASGSSSRSENNGLEPPDMPSPILQNEAALEVLQESIKRVKDGPPSLTTICFYAFYNTEQLLNTAEISPDSKLLAAGFDNSCIKLWSLRSKKLKSEPHQVDVSRIHLACDILEEEDDEDDNAGTEMKILRGHCGPVYSTRFLADSSGLLSCSEDMSIRYWDLGSFTNTVLYQGHAYPVWDLDISPYSLYFASGSHDRTARLWSFDRTYPLRIYAGHLADVDCVKFHPNSNYLATGSTDKTVRLWSAQQGNSVRLFTGHRGPVLSLAFSPNGKYLASAGEDQRLKLWDLASGTLYKELRGHTDNITSLTFSPDSGLIASASMDNSVRVWDIRNTYCSAPADGSSSELVGVYTGQMSNVLSVQFMACNLLLVTGITQENQEH; from the exons ATGAAACGAGTGCGTACCGAGCAGATTCAGATGGCAGTGTCCTGCTACCTCAAACGCCGGCAGTACGTGGACTCAGATGGTCCCCTGAAGCAGGGACTGCGGCTGTCACAGACTGCTGAAGAGATGGCGGCCAATCTAACAG TGCAATCAGAATCTGGTTGTGCCAACATAGTGTCTGCAGCCCCTTGCCAGGCAGAACCCCAGCAATATGAAGTACAGTTTGGACGACTGCGGAATTTTCTCACTG aTTCTGATTCCCAGCATAGCCACGAAGTGATGCCTCTCCTCTATCCTCTCTTTGTCTACCTCCATCTGAACCTGGTCCAAAACAGTCCGAAGAGCACAGTGGAAAGTTTTTACAGCCGCTTCCATGGAATGTTTCTGCAGAATGCTAGCCAGAAGGATGTCATTGAGCAGCTACAGACCACTCAAACCATCCAGGACATCCTATCTAACTTCAAGCTTCGAGCATTCCTAGATAACAAGTACGTGGTCCGTCTCCAAGAAGACAGCTACAACTACCTTATCCGCTACCTCCAAAGTGACAACAATACCGCCCTGTGCAAAGTCCTCACCTTACATATTCATCTTGACGTGCAGCCTGCCAAGAGAACAGACTATCAGCTGTATGCCAGTGGCAGCTCCTCCCGCAGTGAGAACAACGGTTTGGAGCCCCCTGACATGCCCAGCCCTATTCTGCAGAACGAGGCTGCCCTAGAGGTCTTACAGGAGAGCATTAAGCGCGTCAAGGATGGGCCTCCCTCCCTCACTACCATCTGCTTCTATGCCTTCTATAACACAGAGCAGCTGTTGAACACTGCAGAAATCTCCCCCGATAGCAAGCTGCTTGCTGCTGGGTTTGACAACTCCTGTATAAAACTTTGGAGTTTACGATCCAAGAAGTTAAAATCAGAGCCCCATCAAGTAGACGTGTCCCGCATCCATTTGGCTTGTGATATTCTGGAGGAGGAG GATGATGAGGATGATAATGCAGGCACAGAGATGAAGATACTGCGGGGCCACTGCGGACCAGTGTACAGCACGAGGTTCCTCGCGGACAGCTCAGGGTTGCTCTCTTGTTCTGAAGACATGTCCATCAGATACTGGGATCTGGGGAGTTTCACCAACACTGTGTTGTACCAAGGACATGCCTATCCTGTGTGGGATCTGGACATCAGTCCATATAGCCTGTACTTCGCCAGCGGTTCCCACGACCGCACCGCCAGGCTGTGGTCATTTGATCGGACGTACCCGCTGAGGATATATGCAGGACACCTGGCAGATGTGGACTGTGTCAAATTCCACCCTAATTCAAACTACTTGGCCACGGGCTCAACCGACAAGACCGTCCGGCTGTGGAGCGCTCAGCAGGGGAACTCGGTGAGGCTTTTCACAGGCCACCGTGGCCCCGTGCTTTCTCTCGCCTTTTCTCCCAACGGTAAGTACTTGGCGTCTGCTGGCGAGGACCAGCGGTTGAAGCTGTGGGACTTGGCCTCTGGGACCCTTTATAAAGAGTTGAGAGGCCACACAGACAATATCACCAGCCTCACCTTCAGTCCAGACAGCGGCTTGATTGCCTCTGCCTCCATGGACAACTCGGTGCGCGTCTGGGACATCAGGAACACTTACTGCAGTGCACCTGCCGACGGCTCCTCCAGCGAGCTCGTGGGCGTGTACACCGGGCAGATGAGCAACGTCCTGAGCGTGCAGTTCATGGCCTGTAACCTTCTTCTGGTGACTGGAATTACACAAGAAAATcaggaacattaa
- the TAF5L gene encoding TAF5-like RNA polymerase II p300/CBP-associated factor-associated factor 65 kDa subunit 5L isoform X2, whose translation MPLLYPLFVYLHLNLVQNSPKSTVESFYSRFHGMFLQNASQKDVIEQLQTTQTIQDILSNFKLRAFLDNKYVVRLQEDSYNYLIRYLQSDNNTALCKVLTLHIHLDVQPAKRTDYQLYASGSSSRSENNGLEPPDMPSPILQNEAALEVLQESIKRVKDGPPSLTTICFYAFYNTEQLLNTAEISPDSKLLAAGFDNSCIKLWSLRSKKLKSEPHQVDVSRIHLACDILEEEDDEDDNAGTEMKILRGHCGPVYSTRFLADSSGLLSCSEDMSIRYWDLGSFTNTVLYQGHAYPVWDLDISPYSLYFASGSHDRTARLWSFDRTYPLRIYAGHLADVDCVKFHPNSNYLATGSTDKTVRLWSAQQGNSVRLFTGHRGPVLSLAFSPNGKYLASAGEDQRLKLWDLASGTLYKELRGHTDNITSLTFSPDSGLIASASMDNSVRVWDIRNTYCSAPADGSSSELVGVYTGQMSNVLSVQFMACNLLLVTGITQENQEH comes from the exons ATGCCTCTCCTCTATCCTCTCTTTGTCTACCTCCATCTGAACCTGGTCCAAAACAGTCCGAAGAGCACAGTGGAAAGTTTTTACAGCCGCTTCCATGGAATGTTTCTGCAGAATGCTAGCCAGAAGGATGTCATTGAGCAGCTACAGACCACTCAAACCATCCAGGACATCCTATCTAACTTCAAGCTTCGAGCATTCCTAGATAACAAGTACGTGGTCCGTCTCCAAGAAGACAGCTACAACTACCTTATCCGCTACCTCCAAAGTGACAACAATACCGCCCTGTGCAAAGTCCTCACCTTACATATTCATCTTGACGTGCAGCCTGCCAAGAGAACAGACTATCAGCTGTATGCCAGTGGCAGCTCCTCCCGCAGTGAGAACAACGGTTTGGAGCCCCCTGACATGCCCAGCCCTATTCTGCAGAACGAGGCTGCCCTAGAGGTCTTACAGGAGAGCATTAAGCGCGTCAAGGATGGGCCTCCCTCCCTCACTACCATCTGCTTCTATGCCTTCTATAACACAGAGCAGCTGTTGAACACTGCAGAAATCTCCCCCGATAGCAAGCTGCTTGCTGCTGGGTTTGACAACTCCTGTATAAAACTTTGGAGTTTACGATCCAAGAAGTTAAAATCAGAGCCCCATCAAGTAGACGTGTCCCGCATCCATTTGGCTTGTGATATTCTGGAGGAGGAG GATGATGAGGATGATAATGCAGGCACAGAGATGAAGATACTGCGGGGCCACTGCGGACCAGTGTACAGCACGAGGTTCCTCGCGGACAGCTCAGGGTTGCTCTCTTGTTCTGAAGACATGTCCATCAGATACTGGGATCTGGGGAGTTTCACCAACACTGTGTTGTACCAAGGACATGCCTATCCTGTGTGGGATCTGGACATCAGTCCATATAGCCTGTACTTCGCCAGCGGTTCCCACGACCGCACCGCCAGGCTGTGGTCATTTGATCGGACGTACCCGCTGAGGATATATGCAGGACACCTGGCAGATGTGGACTGTGTCAAATTCCACCCTAATTCAAACTACTTGGCCACGGGCTCAACCGACAAGACCGTCCGGCTGTGGAGCGCTCAGCAGGGGAACTCGGTGAGGCTTTTCACAGGCCACCGTGGCCCCGTGCTTTCTCTCGCCTTTTCTCCCAACGGTAAGTACTTGGCGTCTGCTGGCGAGGACCAGCGGTTGAAGCTGTGGGACTTGGCCTCTGGGACCCTTTATAAAGAGTTGAGAGGCCACACAGACAATATCACCAGCCTCACCTTCAGTCCAGACAGCGGCTTGATTGCCTCTGCCTCCATGGACAACTCGGTGCGCGTCTGGGACATCAGGAACACTTACTGCAGTGCACCTGCCGACGGCTCCTCCAGCGAGCTCGTGGGCGTGTACACCGGGCAGATGAGCAACGTCCTGAGCGTGCAGTTCATGGCCTGTAACCTTCTTCTGGTGACTGGAATTACACAAGAAAATcaggaacattaa